In a single window of the Aridibaculum aurantiacum genome:
- a CDS encoding class I SAM-dependent methyltransferase, with protein MDNYHETFETWNKVAKLYQDKFMDLDLYDETYDAFCEEVGIEHASILDVGCGPGNITKYLLNKRPGFTIQGIDISPNMVELAKANNPSASFTVMDCRDIGKNETQFGGIICGFCLPYLSATDAAKLLNDCSCLLKDGGVLYISFVEGDYAMSGFQIGSTGDRTYFYFHSISRLSEEITINNFEIVRSFDKTFKRSDASEEVHTILICRKKVSA; from the coding sequence ATGGATAATTACCACGAAACTTTTGAAACATGGAATAAAGTGGCGAAGCTTTACCAGGATAAGTTTATGGACTTGGACTTATATGATGAAACTTATGACGCATTCTGTGAAGAAGTAGGTATAGAGCATGCATCTATCCTAGATGTTGGATGCGGGCCAGGAAACATCACTAAATATCTATTGAATAAACGACCTGGTTTTACAATTCAGGGAATTGACATCTCCCCAAATATGGTTGAATTAGCAAAAGCGAACAATCCCTCAGCGTCCTTTACTGTAATGGACTGCAGAGACATAGGTAAAAATGAAACTCAGTTTGGCGGTATAATTTGTGGTTTTTGTTTACCGTATTTATCAGCAACTGATGCAGCAAAGTTATTAAATGACTGTAGTTGCTTACTTAAAGACGGAGGCGTTTTATACATAAGTTTTGTGGAAGGTGATTATGCCATGTCAGGTTTCCAAATAGGAAGTACGGGAGACAGAACCTATTTTTATTTTCATTCAATCAGCAGATTAAGTGAAGAGATCACAATCAACAATTTTGAAATAGTTAGGTCTTTTGATAAAACCTTTAAAAGAAGTGATGCATCAGAAGAAGTTCATACTATTCTCATTTGTAGAAAGAAAGTCAGCGCTTAA
- a CDS encoding TetR/AcrR family transcriptional regulator has product MRAESSVKQEHIVEAAIKRFTHFGINKTTMAEIASDLGISKPTLFYYFNDKNSLQEAVGKKIVNEFLLALQEVLNKANTIEDGLIDFIEVKRDYIKKYSLLALQVQHFDTNKPIAMLELAQEAHKRAGLLLANFLQKGIDKGSVKPHDTASTSHLILETLAAFDLCFSRRSSMVENNDVDELFNKQREVVKMLVNGLKN; this is encoded by the coding sequence ATGAGAGCAGAGTCATCAGTGAAGCAAGAACATATAGTAGAGGCTGCTATCAAACGGTTTACACATTTTGGCATCAACAAAACAACCATGGCTGAGATAGCCAGTGACCTGGGAATAAGCAAGCCTACATTGTTTTACTATTTCAACGATAAGAACAGCCTCCAGGAAGCAGTTGGGAAAAAGATAGTGAATGAGTTTCTGCTTGCTCTGCAGGAAGTACTGAACAAAGCAAACACCATAGAGGATGGTCTTATAGATTTTATAGAGGTTAAGAGAGACTATATAAAGAAGTATTCGCTCCTGGCCTTGCAGGTACAGCACTTTGATACTAATAAACCTATAGCCATGCTGGAACTGGCACAAGAAGCTCATAAAAGAGCTGGTTTGTTGTTAGCCAATTTTTTACAGAAAGGAATAGATAAAGGATCCGTCAAACCACATGATACTGCATCTACCAGTCATCTCATTCTAGAAACACTGGCAGCTTTTGATCTGTGTTTCAGCCGTCGATCCTCAATGGTAGAGAATAATGATGTAGATGAATTATTCAATAAGCAAAGGGAAGTAGTAAAAATGCTGGTAAATGGACTAAAGAACTGA
- the namA gene encoding NADPH dehydrogenase NamA: MTAKLFQPITFRNITLKNRIVVSPMCQYSSADGYANDWHLVHLGSRAVGGAGLIICEASAVTPEGRITPDDLGIWKDDHIPMLQRITSFIHEHGSVAGIQLAHAGRKASTTSPWKGHKTLLPEEGGWQTLAPSPIPFNEGDPAPKEMTKADIMQCVHDFKTAALRSIQAGFKVIEIHAAHGYLINEFLSPLTNHRTDEYGGSFENRNRFLLEVIDAVREIWDESRPLFVRISATDWVEGGFTIDDAVALANVLQTKSVDLIDCSSGGVSPLQQITAGPSYQVPFAEAIKKQTGMATGAVGIITSAQQAEGILEQGQADVVLLAREFLRDPHFPLHAARELQQDIAWPVQYERAKRG; the protein is encoded by the coding sequence ATGACAGCTAAATTATTCCAGCCGATAACGTTCAGAAATATCACGCTTAAGAACAGGATCGTTGTTTCGCCTATGTGTCAATATTCAAGTGCGGATGGTTATGCTAACGACTGGCACTTAGTGCATTTAGGTAGTCGTGCTGTGGGTGGTGCTGGTTTAATAATATGTGAGGCCTCTGCAGTTACACCAGAGGGAAGAATTACGCCTGATGATTTGGGAATATGGAAAGATGACCACATTCCCATGTTGCAGCGCATCACCTCTTTTATACATGAACATGGTTCGGTGGCGGGCATACAACTGGCACATGCCGGTAGAAAAGCCAGCACTACCAGCCCGTGGAAAGGTCATAAAACTCTTCTGCCAGAAGAAGGAGGATGGCAAACGCTGGCACCATCTCCCATACCTTTTAATGAAGGTGATCCTGCGCCAAAAGAAATGACCAAAGCTGACATCATGCAATGTGTGCACGATTTTAAAACCGCAGCATTGCGAAGTATACAGGCAGGTTTTAAAGTGATTGAAATACATGCTGCACACGGATACCTGATCAACGAGTTTTTGAGCCCGCTCACCAATCATAGGACCGATGAGTATGGTGGCTCATTTGAAAACAGGAACAGGTTTTTGCTGGAGGTGATAGACGCAGTCAGGGAAATTTGGGATGAAAGCCGGCCGCTGTTTGTACGCATATCAGCAACAGACTGGGTAGAAGGAGGTTTTACAATTGATGATGCAGTAGCCCTGGCTAATGTGCTTCAAACAAAGTCTGTGGATCTTATAGATTGTTCTTCAGGAGGCGTTTCTCCTTTGCAACAGATAACTGCCGGTCCATCGTACCAGGTGCCTTTTGCTGAAGCTATCAAGAAGCAAACAGGGATGGCTACCGGCGCTGTAGGTATCATTACCTCGGCACAACAAGCAGAAGGTATACTGGAACAGGGACAGGCAGATGTAGTGCTACTGGCGCGTGAATTTCTGCGTGATCCGCATTTTCCACTACATGCTGCAAGAGAACTTCAGCAAGATATTGCATGGCCTGTGCAATATGAAAGGGCGAAGAGAGGGTAG
- a CDS encoding TetR/AcrR family transcriptional regulator, translating into MANDNKRDAIIDAAQKRFSHFGVAKTTMNEIADDLSLSKASLYYYFPDKLNLFAAVLKKIVEAQRAVEPLSLKEKNLQKAIAKFLEARTEFIISNYFIIEYLRTMNGSYPPELEQIFSSARSWEINLIASILTNAKQSQGLKLKDPTSTAELLMDALEGLRFVNLHKNKSFIPQREQFLNLLKREKELATIFMNGLSA; encoded by the coding sequence ATGGCCAATGATAATAAGAGAGATGCAATTATAGATGCAGCACAAAAAAGATTTTCGCATTTTGGTGTTGCCAAAACAACCATGAACGAAATAGCTGATGATCTTTCTCTATCCAAAGCTTCTCTTTATTATTACTTTCCTGATAAGCTAAACCTGTTTGCAGCAGTTCTTAAAAAGATCGTAGAAGCCCAACGCGCTGTTGAGCCTCTTTCTTTAAAAGAAAAGAACCTGCAAAAAGCTATCGCAAAATTCCTGGAAGCACGAACAGAATTCATCATTAGCAATTACTTTATCATAGAGTATTTGAGAACAATGAATGGTTCGTACCCGCCTGAGCTTGAGCAGATCTTTTCTTCCGCCAGGAGTTGGGAAATAAACCTGATAGCCTCTATACTTACCAATGCAAAACAGTCACAAGGTCTTAAACTAAAAGATCCAACCAGCACTGCTGAGCTTCTAATGGATGCTTTGGAAGGACTTCGCTTCGTCAACCTGCACAAGAACAAAAGTTTTATCCCACAGAGAGAGCAGTTTCTGAACCTGCTGAAACGTGAAAAGGAACTCGCTACTATTTTCATGAATGGCTTAAGTGCATAG
- a CDS encoding TetR/AcrR family transcriptional regulator, whose amino-acid sequence MEELIITKARTLFFSYGLKSVSMDDISRAAAISKKTIYKSFNDKTEIIERLVTDLLDCFNKMIKECTEQAGNAVEEVILFTQKPVDIIAGISPSFFFELKKSFPSLWDKLEEHNKHALLPFIVQNLQAGIREGLYREDVDVAFTADIRLQQIQSIVDAKSYTDKPVQSHTLITQLTLFYLHAIATTKGKKLIHKYITTDNEKQFSR is encoded by the coding sequence ATGGAAGAATTGATAATTACCAAAGCAAGAACTCTCTTCTTCTCCTATGGCTTGAAGAGCGTATCAATGGATGACATTTCCAGGGCGGCAGCAATATCAAAAAAGACGATCTACAAATCTTTCAATGATAAAACTGAGATCATTGAAAGACTTGTAACTGATCTTCTTGATTGCTTCAACAAGATGATAAAAGAATGCACTGAACAGGCAGGAAATGCAGTGGAAGAAGTAATCCTGTTTACCCAAAAGCCGGTGGATATTATAGCAGGCATCAGCCCTTCTTTCTTCTTTGAGTTGAAGAAGTCATTCCCTTCTTTATGGGACAAGTTGGAGGAACATAACAAGCACGCACTGTTACCATTCATTGTGCAAAACCTACAAGCCGGTATAAGAGAAGGTTTATATAGAGAGGATGTAGATGTAGCATTTACTGCAGATATACGATTACAACAAATACAATCAATAGTAGATGCAAAGTCATACACTGACAAGCCTGTTCAATCGCACACGCTAATCACGCAGTTGACACTTTTCTACTTACATGCCATAGCTACAACAAAAGGAAAAAAATTAATACACAAATACATAACCACAGATAATGAAAAGCAATTTTCAAGATGA
- a CDS encoding efflux RND transporter permease subunit: MKIAEISIKRPTLVIVLFTVLILGGLLSYTSLNYELLPKFSPSVVSITTIYPGASPSEVENTVSKKIEDAVSSMENIKKLDTKSFESVSTVIITLKSGTDVDYALNDAQRKVNAILKDLPDDVDPPSLNKFSLDDLPIMTLSGSGNLDEAAFFDLVDKRVAPVLSRVEGVARVNLIGGQEREIQVSIDADRLEANRLSLLQVQNAVLQSNLDFPTGSVQTRERDILIRLTGKFRSVDELRNLVIATSPTGAQVRLMDVADVQDAQKDIEKLARVNQTSAIAVQIIKQSDANAVEVSNQITASINKLQQDYASSGLKLDIVNDSSIYTLQSADAVIHDLFLAIVLVAFVMLFFLHSIRNALIVMVAIPASLIATFIFMSLLGYSLNLMSLLGLSLVVGILVDDAIVVLENIYRHMEMGKNRVRAAYDATKEIGFTVTSITLVIVVVFVPIAMSSGLAADILKQFCVTVSIATLLSLVSSFTIVPWLSSRFGKLERITGKSLFGKVIVSFERGLHKFTNWVTNILKWSLAHKKTTLALVFGLLIVSFSLVGAGFIGAEFFAKSDRGEFLVQIELPKDASIEQTNAATQKAEAYLQTKPEVTRLISTVGQSSDGMGASQSTPYKSEIAVQLVPKNERADEANIYAAKIKRELEPLLVGAKVKTVPVSILGSAEQAPLALVVTGPTLDSVMPFANAALAELRNIKGATEMRLSVEAGNPEINVQVDRDKMASLGLNLATVGQTMRTAFSGNTNGKFRQGEYEYDINIRYGSFNRQSIQDVSNLLFTNAQGQQIRLSQFATVAEGSGPSMLERRDKSTSVTVQAQTVGRPTGTVAQEWQAAIDKLRKPTGVTTVWSGDMENQSEGFGSLGIALLAAIVLVYLIMVSLYNSFIYPFVVLFSIPLSIIGALLALALTNNSLNLFTILGLIMLIGLVAKNAIILVDFTNQRKAEGASTFQALIDANQARLRPILMTTIAMVIGMLPIALASGAGAEWKNGLAWVIIGGLLSSLFLTLVVVPVMYSIFDRLIERFSKKKKQSIDDLMVEEYELQEFHETYEEGVFNPSHI; this comes from the coding sequence ATGAAAATTGCAGAAATATCTATCAAACGGCCTACACTGGTCATCGTACTTTTCACAGTACTGATACTGGGCGGGCTGCTTAGTTATACTTCGCTTAACTACGAGTTACTGCCGAAGTTTAGTCCATCGGTTGTTTCTATTACAACTATATACCCCGGTGCATCGCCGAGTGAAGTGGAGAACACGGTATCAAAGAAGATTGAAGATGCGGTGTCATCCATGGAGAACATCAAGAAGCTGGATACAAAATCATTTGAAAGTGTATCAACAGTTATTATCACCCTTAAAAGCGGCACAGATGTGGACTATGCATTGAATGATGCACAGCGTAAGGTGAATGCCATACTGAAAGACCTTCCGGATGATGTGGACCCGCCATCTCTCAATAAATTCTCATTAGATGATCTACCTATCATGACTTTATCTGGTAGTGGAAATCTTGATGAGGCAGCTTTCTTCGATTTGGTGGATAAACGTGTTGCACCCGTTTTATCAAGGGTGGAAGGTGTGGCAAGAGTGAACCTGATTGGTGGCCAGGAACGTGAGATACAGGTGAGCATTGATGCCGACAGGCTTGAAGCAAATCGCCTTTCATTGTTACAAGTACAAAACGCAGTCTTGCAAAGCAATCTTGACTTTCCTACCGGTAGTGTACAAACAAGAGAAAGAGATATCCTTATCAGGCTTACCGGCAAGTTTAGAAGTGTAGATGAACTAAGAAATCTTGTGATTGCCACCTCTCCTACTGGTGCGCAGGTAAGGCTAATGGATGTAGCAGATGTTCAGGATGCACAAAAGGATATTGAAAAGCTGGCGCGTGTAAATCAAACAAGTGCTATTGCTGTTCAGATCATCAAGCAGTCTGATGCAAATGCTGTAGAAGTAAGCAACCAGATCACTGCAAGCATTAATAAGCTACAGCAAGATTATGCTTCATCAGGCCTGAAGCTAGATATCGTAAACGACAGCTCGATATATACATTACAATCTGCAGATGCGGTTATTCATGACTTGTTTCTAGCCATCGTTCTTGTTGCATTCGTGATGCTGTTCTTTTTGCATAGTATAAGAAATGCTTTGATCGTTATGGTTGCAATTCCAGCTTCATTGATCGCTACATTCATTTTCATGTCGCTGCTTGGCTACTCGCTCAACCTGATGTCGCTGCTTGGTCTGTCGCTGGTGGTAGGTATATTGGTGGATGATGCGATCGTGGTATTGGAAAATATTTACCGCCACATGGAGATGGGTAAGAACCGCGTTCGTGCAGCTTATGACGCTACAAAAGAGATAGGCTTTACCGTTACATCAATCACATTAGTTATTGTAGTGGTATTCGTACCTATTGCAATGAGTTCAGGTTTGGCTGCAGATATATTGAAGCAGTTTTGTGTAACCGTATCAATAGCTACTTTACTATCATTGGTGTCATCCTTTACTATTGTTCCATGGCTTTCTTCAAGGTTTGGTAAGCTGGAGCGCATCACCGGCAAATCCTTATTTGGTAAAGTCATCGTATCATTTGAAAGAGGGTTGCACAAGTTTACTAACTGGGTAACCAATATTCTTAAATGGTCATTGGCGCACAAAAAGACCACGCTTGCCTTAGTATTTGGCTTGTTGATTGTTTCGTTTTCGCTAGTTGGTGCGGGCTTCATTGGTGCTGAATTTTTTGCAAAAAGTGACAGAGGTGAATTCCTGGTCCAGATAGAACTTCCAAAAGATGCGTCTATTGAGCAGACTAATGCTGCAACACAAAAAGCAGAAGCCTATCTACAAACAAAACCTGAAGTAACAAGACTTATCTCCACCGTTGGTCAATCAAGTGATGGTATGGGAGCGTCGCAGTCTACACCATATAAATCGGAAATTGCGGTACAGTTGGTACCGAAGAATGAAAGAGCTGACGAGGCAAACATTTATGCCGCTAAAATAAAGCGTGAGCTTGAACCTTTACTGGTTGGTGCTAAGGTGAAGACAGTACCAGTAAGTATTCTTGGCTCTGCTGAACAAGCACCACTTGCACTGGTTGTAACTGGTCCAACATTAGACAGTGTAATGCCTTTTGCCAATGCAGCATTAGCTGAACTAAGAAACATCAAGGGAGCTACCGAAATGCGTTTATCTGTTGAAGCAGGTAACCCTGAGATCAATGTGCAGGTTGATAGGGATAAGATGGCTTCTCTTGGATTGAATCTTGCCACTGTTGGTCAAACTATGCGTACAGCATTTAGTGGAAACACTAATGGTAAGTTCAGGCAAGGTGAGTACGAGTATGATATCAACATTCGCTATGGAAGCTTCAACAGGCAAAGCATACAGGATGTAAGCAATCTATTATTCACCAATGCTCAAGGTCAGCAGATACGTCTATCACAATTTGCAACAGTAGCAGAAGGCTCAGGACCAAGTATGCTGGAGAGAAGAGATAAGAGTACATCAGTTACTGTACAGGCACAAACTGTAGGACGACCTACTGGTACCGTAGCACAGGAATGGCAAGCCGCTATAGATAAATTAAGGAAGCCTACGGGTGTTACAACCGTGTGGAGTGGTGATATGGAAAACCAGAGCGAAGGTTTTGGTTCACTGGGTATAGCATTGCTAGCAGCTATTGTCTTAGTATACCTGATCATGGTGTCGCTTTACAACAGTTTTATTTACCCATTCGTTGTATTGTTCTCTATACCACTATCCATCATAGGAGCGTTACTTGCGTTAGCATTAACCAACAACTCTCTTAACCTGTTCACCATCCTTGGTTTGATCATGCTTATTGGTTTGGTGGCAAAGAACGCCATCATCCTGGTAGACTTTACCAACCAACGTAAAGCTGAAGGAGCATCAACTTTCCAGGCGCTAATTGATGCAAACCAGGCCAGGTTACGTCCAATCCTGATGACGACAATCGCGATGGTGATTGGTATGCTACCTATTGCACTGGCTAGCGGTGCAGGCGCTGAGTGGAAGAATGGATTGGCATGGGTGATCATTGGTGGTTTGCTCAGCTCTTTATTCCTTACGCTTGTAGTAGTACCTGTTATGTATTCCATCTTCGACAGGCTGATCGAGCGGTTTAGCAAAAAGAAGAAGCAGTCAATTGATGACCTGATGGTTGAAGAGTACGAGCTGCAAGAGTTTCATGAAACATATGAAGAAGGTGTTTTCAATCCTTCGCATATATAA
- a CDS encoding efflux RND transporter periplasmic adaptor subunit, with translation MKKRSIVRLFTTILIIAGSVGLIGWILTNNKKKNEAKTAVVAQSGSDVAVRVEEVKTQNIDLDFAVNGNFAPAQQMDYAAESSGRVVRVLVDEGSNVRRGQTLAIIDAGTLNVDLESAQATLQSAQRDLQRYENAYKTGGVTQQQLDQARLAVQNAQARVSQSKIRVGDANVRSSINGFVNKRYIEPGAFVSPGAKLFELVDVSKLKLAVIVNENQVAQLKVGDPVQVKASVFPDKNFTGRVSFIAAKADAALSFPVEVEIANTGSKIKAGMYGTAMFDFPGQAPVVVVPRSAFVGGVNNNQLFVLDAGNIARTRKVIAGRIMGDQVEVLQGLSTGDKVITSGQINIVDGTKVEPIQ, from the coding sequence ATGAAAAAAAGGTCTATAGTAAGATTATTTACCACCATCTTGATAATAGCAGGTTCAGTTGGATTAATAGGTTGGATACTTACTAATAACAAAAAGAAGAACGAAGCCAAAACAGCAGTAGTGGCTCAATCAGGCAGTGATGTAGCGGTAAGAGTGGAAGAAGTAAAAACACAAAATATTGATCTTGATTTTGCTGTGAATGGAAACTTTGCTCCTGCCCAGCAAATGGATTATGCAGCTGAAAGTTCAGGACGCGTGGTGAGAGTTTTAGTAGATGAAGGAAGCAATGTACGTCGTGGACAAACACTTGCCATCATTGATGCAGGCACACTGAACGTGGACCTGGAAAGTGCACAGGCAACACTACAAAGTGCACAGCGTGACCTGCAGCGTTATGAGAATGCATACAAAACAGGTGGCGTTACACAGCAGCAGTTAGACCAGGCTCGCCTTGCTGTTCAAAACGCACAGGCGCGTGTATCACAATCAAAAATCCGTGTTGGTGATGCCAATGTAAGATCATCCATTAATGGCTTTGTAAACAAGCGTTACATAGAGCCAGGTGCTTTTGTTTCGCCTGGTGCAAAGCTGTTTGAACTGGTAGATGTTTCTAAACTAAAGCTGGCCGTTATTGTGAACGAAAACCAGGTAGCCCAGCTAAAAGTTGGCGACCCGGTACAAGTGAAAGCAAGCGTTTTTCCTGATAAGAATTTTACTGGTCGTGTAAGTTTTATTGCAGCCAAGGCTGATGCAGCGTTAAGCTTCCCGGTAGAGGTGGAAATAGCCAACACAGGTAGCAAGATAAAGGCAGGTATGTATGGCACGGCTATGTTCGATTTTCCCGGACAGGCACCAGTAGTAGTGGTACCACGCAGCGCCTTTGTTGGTGGTGTAAACAACAATCAACTGTTTGTTTTAGATGCAGGCAATATAGCTCGTACAAGGAAGGTAATTGCAGGCAGAATAATGGGCGACCAGGTAGAAGTACTGCAAGGCTTAAGCACAGGCGATAAAGTGATCACCAGTGGACAGATAAACATTGTTGATGGAACCAAAGTGGAACCTATACAATAA
- a CDS encoding TolC family protein, with the protein MKSNFQDDTPGLVHKGSTRLYKMLLVLVAFLTIQNSYAQEAKTLHLKDALNYAVKASQNARKARLDVENSQYQIDEVRSRALPQINGSGGLTYNPILQQSALPGDFFGRPGTTMLVAFGQKWNASAAVSLNQTIFDNSVFTGLKAARTTAEFYMLNAKLTEEQIIEQVATNYYQVLVQRQQLKVLDTTIKNTQKVQGVLQSLYDNGLAKKIDVDRIAVNVSNLRSRRQQLLNGLELLQNQLKFYIGLPIETPITIPDVELATVKPQAVPQGDSIDLASRTEIAVLETQSDLLQFQKKSVQNEYLPSLSLSSSYSYQGLSNSFPIFKGQNRGANWFDVASVGLNLRVPIFNGHATRARLRQADVKIRKLDEDIAQTRLALNLAYENAKTQINNSIITLQNQDENVKLAEQVYFNTQNNYNNGLASLTDLLNAETSLTEAQTNYSSALLNYKVSEIQLVKSQGSLKSLLN; encoded by the coding sequence ATGAAAAGCAATTTTCAAGATGACACACCTGGCCTGGTACACAAAGGCAGCACCAGGCTGTATAAGATGCTACTGGTACTGGTAGCGTTTTTAACCATCCAAAACAGCTATGCGCAAGAAGCGAAAACCTTGCATTTGAAAGATGCACTGAACTATGCAGTGAAGGCTAGTCAGAATGCAAGAAAGGCAAGACTGGATGTAGAGAACAGCCAATACCAGATAGATGAAGTAAGGTCAAGAGCATTGCCGCAGATCAATGGATCAGGTGGATTAACCTATAATCCAATCTTGCAACAGAGCGCGCTGCCGGGAGATTTTTTTGGCAGACCCGGAACCACCATGCTGGTAGCATTTGGTCAGAAATGGAATGCTAGTGCCGCCGTTTCTCTTAACCAAACCATCTTTGATAATTCAGTATTTACAGGATTGAAAGCAGCACGAACAACTGCAGAGTTTTATATGCTGAATGCAAAGCTGACAGAGGAACAGATCATTGAACAGGTAGCCACCAACTATTACCAGGTACTGGTGCAGCGCCAGCAACTTAAAGTACTTGATACTACTATCAAGAATACGCAAAAGGTGCAGGGCGTTCTTCAAAGTCTTTATGATAATGGCCTTGCTAAAAAGATAGATGTAGACAGGATTGCTGTCAATGTCTCTAACCTCAGAAGCCGCAGGCAACAACTCCTGAACGGGTTAGAGTTACTTCAAAATCAATTGAAGTTTTATATAGGTCTGCCTATAGAAACTCCTATCACTATTCCTGATGTAGAACTGGCAACGGTAAAACCACAGGCTGTTCCACAAGGAGACTCAATAGACCTGGCAAGTAGAACAGAAATAGCTGTGTTGGAAACACAGAGTGATCTGCTACAATTCCAGAAGAAATCAGTGCAGAATGAATACTTGCCAAGCTTATCATTATCCAGTTCATATTCTTACCAGGGCTTAAGCAATAGCTTCCCAATATTTAAAGGACAAAACAGGGGCGCTAACTGGTTCGATGTTGCATCGGTAGGTCTTAACCTTCGCGTACCCATTTTTAATGGTCATGCTACACGGGCAAGGCTAAGGCAGGCCGATGTAAAGATCCGCAAGCTTGATGAAGATATTGCACAAACAAGACTGGCCCTAAACCTTGCCTACGAGAATGCTAAAACCCAAATCAATAACAGCATTATTACTCTGCAAAACCAGGATGAAAACGTAAAGCTGGCAGAGCAGGTATACTTCAACACGCAGAACAATTACAACAATGGGCTTGCTTCCTTAACCGACCTACTGAATGCAGAGACTTCGTTGACCGAAGCACAAACAAATTATTCTTCCGCCTTACTTAATTACAAAGTATCCGAGATACAACTGGTAAAATCACAAGGCTCACTTAAATCACTACTTAACTAA